The following are from one region of the Mus caroli chromosome 13, CAROLI_EIJ_v1.1, whole genome shotgun sequence genome:
- the Nkapl gene encoding NKAP-like protein, producing the protein MSPVSRSRPNEDTVSSQKRRRFSESPPSALQTSRSPRGGGFGSLLSRPEGLQPPRGAQGVRPLHPISRPRSGERPLPLGIRTLASSSSPICGGYRYHHNYTGDRSWAEDQEKEKEESYRQRRLKERERIGELGAPEVWGLSPKIPEPDSDEHTPAEDEVKNQKSSSSDLTNEEKRTKTSHSTKKKRKKKPSKRKHKKYYDSNSDFDIHSSSDSDKKKVKTKKKEKKKKHRAKQLKKRTKKEYSDISCKASERDLPEDAWMEESMSAESMDLIGPEAPVIHTSQDEKPLNYGHALLPGEGAAMAEYVKAGKRIPRRGEIGLTSEEIASFECSGYVMSGSRHRRMEAVRLRKENQIYSADEKRALASFNQEERRKRENKILASFREMVYRKTKGKDDK; encoded by the coding sequence ATGTCGCCTGTATCCCGATCTCGCCCTAATGAGGACACTGTGAGCTCTCAGAAACGACGACGTTTCTCGGAGAGCCCACCGTCGGCGTTGCAGACTAGCCGATCGCCTCGGGGAGGCGGTTTCGGCTCTCTCCTCAGCCGGCCTGAGGGGCTCCAGCCTCCTCGGGGTGCTCAGGGCGTTCGGCCACTGCATCCCATCAGCCGCCCCAGGTCTGGAGAACGACCGCTACCGCTGGGGATCCGTACGCTTGCCTCCTCGTCCTCTCCCATCTGTGGTGGGTACCGTTACCACCACAACTATACGGGAGATCGTTCGTGGGCTGAGGaccaggagaaggaaaaggaggaaagttATAGGCAAAGGAggctgaaggaaagagagaggattGGAGAGCTGGGAGCGCCTGAGGTATGGGGACTGTCACCCAAGATTCCTGAGCCAGATTCTGAtgaacatacaccagctgaagATGAGGTGAAGAATCAGAAGAGCAGCAGTTCAGATTTGACCAATGAAGAAAAAAGGACAAAGACCAGtcattcaacaaagaaaaaaagaaagaaaaagccttcCAAAAGGAAGCATAAAAAATATTATGACAGCAATTCAGACTTTGACATTCATTCTAGCTCTGATAGTgataaaaagaaagttaaaaccaagaagaaagagaagaaaaagaaacatcgGGCAAAACAACTCAAGAAGAGGACTAAAAAAGAATACAGTGACATAAGCTGCAAAGCTTCAGAAAGGGACTTGCCAGAAGATGCGTGGATGGAAGAGTCGATGAGTGCAGAGAGCATGGATTTAATAGGCCCAGAAGCACCTGTGATACACACCTCTCAAGATGAGAAACCTTTGAATTATGGCCATGCTCTGCTTCCAGGTGAAGGTGCAGCAATGGCTGAATACGTAAAAGCTGGGAAGCGTATCCCACGAAGAGGTGAAATTGGGTTGACAAGTGAAGAGATTGCCTCATTTGAATGTTCAGGTTACGTCATGAGTGGTAGCAGGCATCGCCGAATGGAGGCTGTAAGACTGCGTAAAGAGAACCAGATTTATAGTGCTGACGAGAAACGAGCCCTTGCATCCTTTAACCAAGAAGAGAGGCGGAAGAGAGAGAATAAGATCCTAGCCAGCTTTCGAGAAATGGTGTACAGAAAGACAAAAGGGAAAGATGACAAGTGA